In Lactococcus garvieae subsp. garvieae, the following proteins share a genomic window:
- a CDS encoding iron-hydroxamate ABC transporter substrate-binding protein → MKHLKLYSIALAAVGLLGLSACSNSDVSQSQKEEKVTFTALNGEVEVPSHPERIAVQNYPDDVATLGGNVIGTDSWAFPNPYLSDKQKENMVDLGSPSFNIEKLIGQKPDLIVTVDKTQVSDYEKVAPTVLVNYQDLNNMDKSLDFFAKLLNREDEKKEFLKTFDKKAEEQKTKLKAEGIDTAQSSISLLELQGDKIYAYGDNFARGGQALTRGLGFQESPKMSELSKGTGYAEVNAESLKDFDADYIFIDFKNADKAQYEALQKNPVWKNLKAVKEGHVITMDYDKVYFFGGPTASMAQLTDYTDALLKQTK, encoded by the coding sequence ATGAAACACCTTAAATTATATTCTATAGCTTTAGCAGCAGTTGGACTTTTAGGCCTTTCTGCATGTTCAAACTCAGATGTATCACAATCCCAAAAAGAGGAAAAAGTAACCTTCACTGCCTTGAATGGTGAAGTAGAAGTGCCTTCACATCCGGAACGTATTGCAGTACAAAATTACCCGGATGATGTTGCAACTTTAGGCGGAAATGTAATTGGAACGGATTCTTGGGCTTTCCCTAACCCTTATTTGTCAGATAAACAAAAGGAAAATATGGTTGATCTTGGTTCGCCAAGCTTTAATATTGAAAAACTCATTGGTCAAAAGCCTGATTTGATTGTGACAGTGGATAAAACACAAGTTTCTGATTATGAAAAAGTAGCGCCTACTGTACTTGTTAACTATCAAGATTTGAATAACATGGATAAATCTTTGGATTTCTTTGCCAAATTGTTAAACCGTGAAGATGAAAAGAAAGAGTTTCTCAAAACTTTTGACAAAAAAGCTGAAGAACAAAAAACAAAACTTAAAGCGGAAGGCATAGATACAGCACAATCAAGTATTTCCTTGTTAGAGCTCCAAGGCGATAAGATTTACGCTTATGGTGATAACTTTGCGCGTGGTGGTCAAGCACTTACGCGTGGTCTTGGATTCCAAGAATCTCCAAAAATGTCGGAATTATCCAAGGGAACAGGATATGCAGAAGTCAACGCTGAAAGCCTCAAGGATTTTGATGCAGACTATATTTTTATTGACTTCAAAAATGCAGATAAAGCACAATATGAGGCGCTTCAAAAAAATCCCGTGTGGAAAAACCTTAAGGCAGTGAAAGAAGGGCATGTCATCACCATGGATTATGACAAGGTTTATTTCTTTGGAGGCCCCACAGCTTCAATGGCGCAACTGACGGACTATACAGATGCACTATTAAAGCAAACGAAATAA
- a CDS encoding acyl carrier protein, which yields MAVFEKVQDIIADELGKEKEEVTLETSFEELDADSLDLFQIINDIEDEFDVEVDTEADMKTVSDLVKYVEAQQ from the coding sequence ATGGCAGTATTTGAAAAAGTACAAGACATCATCGCTGACGAACTCGGCAAAGAAAAAGAAGAAGTAACACTCGAAACTTCATTTGAAGAACTCGACGCTGACTCACTTGACCTTTTCCAAATCATTAACGATATCGAAGATGAATTCGATGTTGAAGTAGATACAGAAGCGGACATGAAAACTGTTTCTGATCTCGTTAAATATGTTGAAGCTCAACAATAA
- a CDS encoding FecCD family ABC transporter permease: MKISKFSCQVALALLVIVVLSFLYLMLGDQNYSFSQIWHESVVLHLRLPRLLALVFVGVLLSSSGLLVQSMTGNPIAEISTLGISGGASFALALLLVFNLSTGGWLGTVVASLGAFIALITVAVLTVKSKFQPMKVVLVGTSVGLFATSLASILTFYSKNMQSYFLWIVGSFSGITPLKLEILMVVSVLFVSMVLLFANQIKVLSFGEEMATSLGISVNRLRLLIMVMVALASGVTVSSVGVISFVGLMAPHLARRLVGGHFLKRFCMSNLLGVLLLLVADLLARNLFKPYEFPAGSLTLLFGAIFFIYVMSQEEK; this comes from the coding sequence ATGAAGATTAGCAAGTTTTCTTGTCAAGTTGCACTCGCTTTGTTGGTGATTGTGGTCTTGTCTTTCCTTTATCTCATGCTCGGTGATCAAAACTATAGTTTCAGCCAGATTTGGCATGAGAGTGTGGTCTTGCACTTACGTTTACCGCGCTTATTGGCTTTAGTGTTTGTAGGGGTTCTCCTCTCCAGTAGTGGACTTTTGGTTCAAAGTATGACAGGTAATCCTATTGCCGAGATATCCACATTGGGAATTTCAGGTGGAGCAAGTTTTGCACTTGCTCTGCTCTTGGTATTCAATCTTTCCACAGGTGGATGGTTGGGCACTGTTGTTGCAAGCTTAGGAGCATTTATTGCACTCATTACGGTAGCTGTCCTTACTGTTAAAAGTAAATTTCAACCGATGAAAGTTGTTCTTGTGGGCACATCTGTCGGCCTTTTTGCGACAAGCCTTGCAAGTATTTTGACCTTCTATAGTAAAAATATGCAGTCCTATTTTTTATGGATTGTGGGTTCATTTTCAGGGATCACTCCACTAAAACTAGAAATTTTAATGGTTGTGTCTGTACTGTTTGTATCTATGGTTCTCTTATTTGCAAATCAGATAAAAGTCTTATCCTTTGGTGAAGAGATGGCAACCAGCCTGGGTATTTCTGTAAATCGTCTCAGATTGTTGATTATGGTCATGGTGGCTCTGGCAAGTGGTGTAACTGTTTCGAGTGTGGGTGTGATTAGTTTTGTTGGACTCATGGCGCCACATTTAGCGAGACGGCTTGTTGGAGGACATTTTTTAAAAAGATTCTGTATGAGCAATTTATTGGGCGTGTTGTTATTACTTGTAGCAGATTTATTGGCCCGTAATTTGTTCAAGCCCTATGAATTTCCGGCAGGCAGCTTAACTCTTTTATTTGGCGCAATTTTCTTCATTTATGTGATGAGTCAGGAGGAAAAATGA
- a CDS encoding 1-deoxy-D-xylulose-5-phosphate synthase — protein sequence MTILDKVNAPADLKKLSAAELTELAQDVRAAVLNKVSQIGGHTGPNLGVVELTIALHKVFQSPVDKFIWDVSHQTYPHKILTGRKHGFQEGHFHDITGYTSQYESEHDFFTVGHTSTSVANAMGLAKARDLTAQKGNIIAILGDGSLSGGLALEAISNAGAYDKNFILILNDNQMSIAENQGGIYKGLAELRATDGQSPKNLFKAFGLDYKYLADGNNLEALISLFEEVKDINHPIVLHINTEKGHGYQPAVDMKEAFHWRSPFNLADGSLKNISSAKNYTRIILDYMEEKVAEGMPLVAVNGGIPMVNNLKEFAEKHPENYVDAGIAEQYVTTFGGAVAAGGARAMIFHNSTFMQRAYDQFLHDLAINKEPAVVIVKSASISGSDKTHQGSFAIGMLSNIPDLVYLAPTSEEELVAMLDWALTQKDHPVVLQIPEHGVENRSTVRTDFSKAQYEIVRKGEEVAILALGGLFSHGQKVVEELERLKIKATLVNPMFVAELDKKTLKELTGDHKVFVTIEDGVLDGGFGQKVSGYLGQFGVKTLNFGAKKEFNDSVAMDELYDRYHLTPELMISDILEALK from the coding sequence ATGACTATTTTAGATAAAGTAAATGCGCCGGCAGATTTAAAAAAGCTAAGTGCTGCTGAATTAACCGAACTTGCTCAAGATGTTCGAGCAGCGGTGCTTAATAAAGTCAGTCAGATTGGGGGACATACAGGACCAAATCTGGGTGTCGTAGAATTAACCATCGCTTTGCATAAAGTCTTTCAGTCGCCTGTGGATAAATTTATTTGGGATGTAAGCCACCAAACTTATCCACATAAAATTCTCACAGGGCGTAAACACGGTTTTCAAGAGGGGCATTTTCATGACATCACGGGTTATACAAGCCAATATGAATCAGAACATGATTTCTTCACTGTGGGACACACCTCAACTTCTGTCGCAAATGCGATGGGGCTGGCTAAAGCACGTGATTTAACAGCACAAAAAGGTAATATTATTGCTATTTTAGGCGATGGGTCGCTTTCTGGTGGCTTAGCACTGGAGGCCATCAGTAATGCCGGTGCTTACGATAAAAATTTCATCCTCATTCTCAATGATAACCAAATGTCAATCGCTGAAAATCAAGGAGGAATTTATAAAGGATTAGCTGAATTGCGTGCAACAGATGGGCAATCACCAAAAAATCTATTTAAAGCATTTGGATTAGATTATAAGTATTTAGCAGATGGAAATAATCTCGAAGCCCTCATTTCTCTTTTTGAAGAAGTCAAGGATATTAATCATCCGATTGTTTTACATATCAATACCGAAAAAGGACATGGTTATCAGCCTGCTGTTGACATGAAAGAAGCCTTTCACTGGCGTTCTCCTTTCAACTTAGCAGACGGTTCTTTGAAAAATATAAGTTCGGCTAAAAATTATACCCGTATTATTCTCGATTATATGGAAGAAAAAGTTGCTGAGGGCATGCCTTTGGTCGCAGTCAATGGTGGGATCCCAATGGTGAATAACCTAAAGGAATTTGCTGAAAAGCACCCAGAAAACTATGTTGATGCCGGGATTGCTGAACAATATGTGACAACTTTTGGCGGAGCGGTTGCAGCAGGAGGGGCACGTGCAATGATTTTTCACAACTCCACTTTCATGCAACGTGCTTACGATCAATTTTTACATGACTTGGCAATTAATAAGGAACCTGCGGTAGTTATTGTGAAATCAGCTTCAATCTCTGGTTCGGATAAAACGCACCAAGGCAGCTTCGCAATAGGTATGCTCTCTAACATTCCTGATCTGGTCTACTTGGCACCAACGAGTGAAGAAGAGCTTGTAGCAATGTTGGATTGGGCACTGACACAAAAAGATCATCCAGTGGTGCTCCAAATTCCTGAGCACGGTGTAGAAAATCGTTCAACCGTGCGGACTGATTTCAGCAAAGCCCAGTATGAAATTGTACGTAAAGGTGAAGAAGTTGCCATTCTGGCTTTGGGCGGTCTCTTTAGTCACGGTCAAAAAGTAGTAGAAGAACTGGAAAGATTAAAAATCAAAGCTACGCTCGTTAATCCAATGTTTGTGGCAGAACTTGATAAGAAAACCTTGAAAGAATTAACAGGGGATCATAAAGTCTTTGTGACCATCGAAGATGGCGTTCTTGATGGCGGTTTTGGTCAAAAAGTTTCCGGTTATCTTGGACAATTTGGTGTGAAAACATTGAATTTTGGCGCAAAGAAAGAGTTTAATGACTCTGTTGCGATGGATGAGCTTTATGATCGTTATCATTTGACGCCAGAACTGATGATTTCAGATATTCTAGAAGCTCTAAAATAA
- a CDS encoding response regulator transcription factor, whose product MIKILLVEDDLSLSKSVYDFLKSFAEVKQVFDGEEGLYEAEMGIYDLILLDLMLPEKNGFEVLKELRDQNIDTPVLIMTAKESLDDKMHGFDVGADDYLTKPFYLDELKARIQALLKRTGKLEDANGLSYGNVRLNLTNKSAFVNDTPVELIGKEFDLVGYLMQNQNVILPKEQIFDRIWGFDSDTTVTVVEVYMSKIRKKLKDTDFAQNLATLRNVGYILR is encoded by the coding sequence CGATTTCTTGAAATCTTTTGCTGAGGTAAAGCAAGTCTTTGATGGCGAAGAAGGACTTTATGAAGCAGAAATGGGGATTTATGATTTAATCCTCTTAGACTTAATGTTGCCGGAGAAAAATGGGTTCGAAGTACTCAAAGAACTACGTGATCAGAATATCGATACACCAGTCTTAATCATGACTGCCAAAGAGTCTTTAGACGATAAAATGCACGGCTTTGATGTTGGCGCAGATGATTATTTGACAAAACCTTTCTATCTTGATGAGTTGAAAGCGCGTATTCAGGCGCTCTTAAAACGTACAGGAAAACTTGAAGATGCAAATGGTCTTTCTTATGGCAATGTGCGTTTGAATTTGACCAATAAGTCAGCCTTTGTGAATGACACACCAGTGGAATTAATCGGTAAAGAGTTTGATCTTGTCGGTTATCTGATGCAAAATCAAAATGTCATCTTGCCTAAAGAACAAATCTTTGACCGCATTTGGGGGTTTGACAGTGACACGACAGTAACCGTAGTTGAAGTTTATATGAGTAAAATCCGTAAAAAACTTAAAGATACAGACTTTGCCCAAAATCTAGCTACATTGCGTAATGTCGGCTATATTTTACGGTAA
- the yidD gene encoding membrane protein insertion efficiency factor YidD, which translates to MKKVLVKTVHGYQRFISPLLPPACRYYPTCSNYMIQAIEKHGATKGIAMGTSRLLRCHPFCKPGYDLVPDKFSLRRNYETPEDKKKET; encoded by the coding sequence ATGAAAAAAGTTTTAGTCAAAACTGTGCATGGTTATCAGAGATTTATTTCCCCTCTTTTACCGCCGGCTTGTCGTTATTATCCAACCTGTTCGAATTATATGATTCAAGCGATTGAGAAGCATGGAGCGACAAAGGGAATTGCAATGGGAACTTCACGGCTTTTACGATGCCACCCATTCTGTAAACCAGGTTATGACCTGGTCCCTGATAAATTTTCGCTGCGGAGAAATTACGAAACGCCTGAGGATAAAAAGAAGGAAACTTGA
- a CDS encoding ABC transporter ATP-binding protein: MYFGAKNLNVYYGKKQVLRDVSLEIEQGKTTAIIGINGSGKSTLLKALGRLIKYEGEVIYKEERLSNRKNLEIAKILTLLPQAMQAPSDITVYELVSLGRFPHQKLTQQNLSEADKRFVEQVMKETEIWELRHQKVAQLSGGQRQRAFITMVLAQDSEIILLDEPTTYLDLLHQLDILKLLKTFAKKMNKTVVYVIHDLNHAARFADNLVIVKEGEIFASGPVEELFTEEIIHESFGLHVRLGRDLFCQTLMITGVKNED, from the coding sequence ATGTATTTTGGGGCAAAAAATTTAAATGTATATTACGGTAAAAAACAAGTTCTAAGAGATGTATCTTTGGAAATTGAGCAAGGAAAAACGACGGCGATTATCGGAATAAATGGCTCAGGAAAGTCGACATTACTCAAAGCCTTGGGACGTTTAATAAAGTATGAAGGGGAAGTTATCTATAAGGAAGAACGCCTTTCTAATCGTAAAAATCTAGAAATAGCTAAAATTTTGACCTTGCTTCCGCAAGCCATGCAAGCCCCGAGTGACATAACTGTGTATGAGCTGGTTAGTCTCGGCCGCTTTCCACATCAAAAACTTACACAACAGAACTTATCGGAAGCAGACAAGCGCTTTGTGGAGCAAGTCATGAAGGAGACCGAGATTTGGGAGTTACGTCACCAAAAAGTTGCCCAACTTTCTGGCGGCCAGCGCCAGCGGGCTTTTATCACGATGGTTTTAGCGCAAGACAGTGAAATTATCCTTTTGGATGAGCCGACAACGTATCTGGATCTTTTGCACCAACTTGATATTTTAAAACTGTTAAAAACTTTTGCGAAAAAGATGAACAAAACAGTGGTTTATGTCATCCACGACCTCAACCATGCGGCACGTTTTGCGGATAATTTAGTTATTGTAAAAGAGGGTGAAATCTTCGCCTCTGGGCCGGTGGAAGAATTATTCACAGAGGAAATTATTCATGAAAGCTTTGGATTACATGTTCGATTAGGGCGTGATCTTTTCTGCCAAACTCTTATGATTACAGGGGTTAAAAATGAAGATTAG
- a CDS encoding beta-ketoacyl-ACP synthase III translates to MPFAKITQVAHYVPENIVSNDDLAKIMDTSDEWIYSRTGIKQRHITVDENTSDLAAKVGEQLLAQADLSADQIDFIIVATISPDSSMPSTAALVQAKIGAHRAFAYDLTAACSGFVFALSTAEKLIAGGYKRGMVIGAEVLSKSLDWSDRSTAVLFGDGAGGVLLEDTGTQPLVIAENLRTDGSRGDSLTSNYLALNPELSGQVNHVTEFIKMDGRAVFDFATRDVPKNIQETLEKANLKPEDIDYFLLHQANSRILDKMAKKLGAERSKFLQNMQEYGNTSAASIPILLSESIKNGKLSLDENYKIVQTGFGGGLTWGTLIINL, encoded by the coding sequence ATGCCTTTCGCTAAAATTACCCAGGTGGCACACTATGTGCCCGAAAATATTGTGTCAAACGATGATTTGGCAAAAATCATGGACACGAGTGACGAGTGGATTTATTCACGGACGGGTATTAAGCAGCGACATATTACAGTTGACGAAAATACCAGTGATCTGGCTGCTAAGGTTGGTGAACAACTCTTAGCGCAAGCTGATTTGTCAGCGGACCAGATTGATTTTATTATCGTGGCGACTATCTCACCCGATAGCAGTATGCCAAGTACGGCAGCTTTAGTGCAAGCAAAAATTGGCGCACATCGTGCCTTTGCCTATGATTTGACGGCTGCTTGTTCTGGCTTTGTTTTCGCCTTATCAACGGCTGAGAAGCTGATTGCTGGCGGTTACAAACGTGGCATGGTTATCGGTGCGGAAGTTTTGTCTAAATCTTTGGATTGGTCGGATCGTTCTACTGCTGTTCTTTTTGGAGATGGCGCTGGTGGTGTCCTTTTGGAAGACACAGGGACACAACCTTTGGTTATCGCTGAAAATTTAAGAACAGACGGTTCTCGAGGCGATTCTCTCACCTCAAATTATTTGGCACTTAATCCTGAACTTAGTGGTCAAGTTAACCATGTTACAGAGTTCATAAAAATGGACGGGCGGGCGGTCTTTGACTTTGCGACACGTGACGTTCCAAAAAATATCCAAGAAACCTTGGAAAAAGCAAATCTGAAACCTGAAGATATTGACTATTTTTTATTGCATCAAGCAAATTCTCGAATCCTTGATAAAATGGCCAAGAAATTAGGTGCTGAACGCAGTAAATTCCTGCAAAATATGCAAGAATATGGCAATACAAGTGCAGCTTCGATACCTATTCTCTTGTCAGAATCGATAAAAAATGGTAAACTTTCTTTGGACGAAAATTATAAAATTGTCCAGACAGGTTTCGGTGGCGGCCTCACATGGGGGACGCTCATTATTAATCTTTGA
- a CDS encoding FecCD family ABC transporter permease, with product MKKKFLFLIFLLLAFIIIDLTHFSTDWDLLSILIPQFRMPRTLVVLIAGTALAMAGFIIQTVVDNPLADAGTLGITSGASAGAVLFLFLSQWLKLSGTWIFMYPLFALLGGLFSFALLYHLALKKNVSNIQVLLIGLGITALFQALITLAQLSINRFDFQQVAVWLSGDIWQTDKTFIGVAFVLLIIGLLIFSFFRKELDLLSLGQEMATSLGLNVKKSKMQFYILALLFASIGVLLVGGLAFIGLIAPHIARELVGFESKKRAWATALVSMIILLLADSLSQIIIAPSSLPLGFVVALIGAPYYIYLIQKI from the coding sequence ATGAAAAAGAAATTTTTGTTTTTAATATTCCTCCTGCTTGCCTTTATTATTATCGATTTGACGCACTTTTCGACAGATTGGGATTTGCTCTCCATATTGATTCCTCAGTTTAGAATGCCAAGAACACTGGTGGTGCTTATTGCGGGAACAGCTTTGGCTATGGCCGGCTTTATTATTCAGACCGTAGTGGACAATCCCTTGGCAGATGCGGGTACACTCGGAATTACGAGTGGTGCCAGTGCAGGGGCGGTACTGTTCCTTTTTCTTAGTCAGTGGTTGAAACTTTCAGGAACTTGGATCTTTATGTATCCTTTATTTGCCTTGCTGGGAGGACTCTTTTCCTTTGCCTTGCTCTATCATCTTGCGCTAAAGAAAAATGTAAGTAATATCCAGGTTCTTCTGATTGGGTTAGGCATTACCGCTCTTTTTCAGGCCCTGATTACCTTAGCTCAACTTTCAATCAATCGTTTTGATTTTCAACAAGTAGCGGTTTGGTTATCTGGAGACATTTGGCAAACAGATAAAACGTTTATTGGTGTGGCTTTTGTTCTGCTAATCATTGGTCTACTTATTTTCAGTTTTTTCCGAAAAGAACTAGACTTACTAAGTTTGGGTCAAGAAATGGCAACGAGCCTTGGATTAAATGTGAAAAAGAGTAAAATGCAATTTTATATATTGGCACTACTTTTTGCATCGATTGGCGTTTTATTAGTTGGCGGTCTTGCCTTTATAGGCTTGATTGCACCACACATAGCTCGCGAACTGGTGGGATTTGAAAGTAAAAAGCGCGCCTGGGCGACTGCTTTGGTCTCAATGATTATTTTACTTTTAGCAGACAGTTTATCCCAAATCATTATTGCACCGTCAAGTTTACCGCTTGGTTTTGTGGTTGCTCTCATAGGGGCGCCTTACTATATATACTTAATACAAAAAATTTGA
- a CDS encoding sensor histidine kinase: MKKIIEKIKSMPIVKNDGKNFLHFFLDFTIIFFALTVIILQVLTSGVYKSTDQNLRDLAANPDILRALALDQVGVNQGTFEINQGNYSPTNSIVMYDEKGNVLGPTGSVDATTKPGSSSQQQFIRVDLVRYQLEKTAKLDKDALGQIKSISIRNPYGPDWHYRYVTLAMPQSNLDTTYGASNIAYIQVFSNVDQLQDSLSRSNFIIITTMVMFWFISVIISLYLANWTLRPVMVAYEKQKAFVENASHELRTPLAILQNRLELLFQNPNATIIEESENISESLSEVRNMRLLTTNLLNMARQDNNIKTNPEPTDKEFFEAIFSNYQLLAESSDKTLKTSLKFEGALSLDQSLVKQLLTILFDNAMKYTGDNGEIQVDVQKNGATLLLSVSDNGEGITAADKKKIFDRFYRVDKARTRQKGGLGLGLSLAQQIAEAHNGRITVEDNQPRGTKFTVRLRTSPSPKSAKVNKK, encoded by the coding sequence ATGAAAAAGATAATTGAAAAAATAAAATCGATGCCAATTGTGAAAAATGATGGGAAGAATTTCCTTCATTTTTTTCTAGATTTCACAATCATTTTCTTTGCGCTCACAGTGATTATTTTGCAAGTCCTCACAAGTGGGGTTTATAAATCCACCGACCAAAACCTAAGGGACTTAGCAGCTAATCCAGATATTTTAAGAGCTTTGGCCCTTGACCAGGTGGGAGTCAATCAAGGGACATTTGAAATTAATCAAGGCAATTACAGTCCCACAAACAGTATCGTCATGTACGATGAAAAGGGCAATGTCTTAGGACCAACAGGAAGTGTTGATGCAACAACGAAACCAGGAAGCAGCAGTCAGCAACAATTCATACGTGTCGATCTCGTACGTTATCAACTTGAGAAGACAGCCAAGTTAGACAAGGATGCCCTAGGACAAATCAAGTCGATTTCTATTCGGAATCCTTATGGACCCGACTGGCATTATCGTTATGTTACCTTGGCGATGCCCCAATCAAATCTCGACACAACCTATGGTGCAAGTAACATTGCTTATATTCAAGTTTTTAGTAACGTGGATCAGCTTCAAGATAGCTTGAGCCGGAGTAATTTTATCATCATTACAACAATGGTTATGTTCTGGTTCATTTCTGTGATTATTAGCTTGTATCTTGCCAACTGGACATTGCGTCCGGTTATGGTTGCTTATGAAAAACAGAAAGCTTTCGTCGAAAATGCAAGCCATGAGCTAAGAACACCTCTCGCTATTTTACAAAATCGCTTAGAATTACTTTTCCAAAATCCTAATGCAACAATAATTGAAGAATCTGAAAATATCTCAGAGAGTCTTTCGGAAGTACGTAATATGCGACTTTTGACGACTAATCTGTTGAATATGGCACGGCAGGACAATAATATTAAAACAAATCCTGAGCCAACAGATAAGGAGTTCTTTGAAGCCATCTTTAGCAATTACCAGCTCTTGGCAGAAAGTTCTGATAAAACCTTAAAAACTTCCTTAAAGTTTGAAGGAGCTCTAAGTTTAGATCAGAGCTTAGTGAAGCAACTTTTAACGATTTTGTTTGATAATGCCATGAAATATACAGGCGATAATGGTGAAATTCAAGTTGATGTTCAAAAAAATGGAGCAACCCTTCTACTAAGTGTGTCTGATAATGGAGAAGGAATTACAGCAGCCGATAAGAAAAAAATATTTGACCGATTCTACCGTGTGGATAAAGCAAGAACACGACAAAAAGGTGGTTTAGGTCTTGGCTTATCTCTTGCCCAGCAAATAGCAGAGGCACATAATGGCAGAATTACGGTTGAGGATAATCAACCGCGCGGTACAAAATTTACGGTCCGTTTACGGACAAGCCCATCTCCCAAATCAGCAAAAGTGAACAAAAAGTAA
- the fabD gene encoding ACP S-malonyltransferase encodes MKTAFLFSGQGAQKLGMAKDLYDEFDIVRETFYQASQVLGYDLRELIDNDEAKLNETQYTQPAILTTSVAILRLLSEQGIKPDLVAGLSLGEYSALVASGALDFPEAVALVAKRGQYMAEAAPTGSGKMVAVMNTEAALIEEICERAAERGIVSPANYNTPAQIVIGGQAEAVDYAVELLKEAGVKRLIELKVSGPFHTAILKPASEKLAEELEQVNFNSFKLELISNTTAKVMKDSEIKELLTRQVMEPVRFYESIETMKALGVNRFIEVGPGKVLSGFIKKIDKEANFTNVEDLNSFKTLVAEEA; translated from the coding sequence ATGAAAACAGCATTTCTTTTTTCTGGTCAAGGCGCTCAAAAATTGGGTATGGCTAAAGACCTTTATGATGAATTTGACATTGTCAGAGAAACTTTTTATCAGGCAAGTCAAGTCTTGGGTTATGACCTTCGTGAGTTAATCGATAATGATGAAGCAAAACTCAACGAGACACAATACACACAACCAGCCATCTTAACAACTTCTGTAGCCATCCTTCGTTTGCTTTCAGAACAAGGCATCAAGCCAGATCTTGTGGCAGGACTTTCCTTAGGCGAGTACTCTGCTTTGGTAGCCAGTGGTGCGCTTGATTTTCCAGAAGCTGTTGCTTTGGTAGCAAAACGTGGTCAATATATGGCAGAAGCTGCGCCAACAGGATCAGGCAAAATGGTTGCTGTGATGAATACAGAAGCTGCTTTAATCGAAGAAATTTGTGAACGAGCAGCTGAACGTGGGATTGTGAGCCCAGCAAACTATAACACTCCGGCACAGATCGTTATTGGTGGTCAAGCTGAAGCCGTTGATTACGCCGTTGAACTTCTAAAAGAAGCTGGCGTAAAACGTCTGATTGAGCTAAAGGTATCTGGCCCTTTCCATACAGCCATCTTAAAACCCGCGAGCGAAAAGTTAGCCGAAGAACTTGAACAGGTTAATTTTAATAGTTTTAAGTTGGAACTGATTTCAAATACGACAGCGAAGGTGATGAAGGACTCAGAAATAAAAGAACTTCTCACTCGTCAAGTTATGGAGCCAGTACGTTTCTACGAATCCATTGAAACAATGAAAGCACTTGGTGTAAACCGCTTTATTGAAGTTGGTCCTGGTAAAGTTCTTTCTGGGTTTATTAAAAAAATCGACAAAGAAGCAAACTTTACGAATGTTGAAGATCTTAATTCCTTCAAGACTTTGGTGGCAGAAGAAGCTTAA
- a CDS encoding MarR family winged helix-turn-helix transcriptional regulator, with protein MKTDFDKINEWLIQLFHDCMNLEEQFLKDSDYPDVTVKELQQMTLIHTLGTCRATDIARNQKLALSTITITLNRLETKGYIKRERSDRDRRVAYIVLTEKGMALCASHSEFFRSISEKLMLSVYGTTENKLAGELEELHKSLENMK; from the coding sequence ATGAAAACAGATTTTGACAAAATTAATGAATGGTTGATTCAACTTTTCCACGACTGCATGAACTTAGAAGAACAGTTCTTGAAGGATTCTGATTACCCAGATGTAACTGTGAAAGAACTTCAACAAATGACACTTATCCATACTTTGGGAACTTGCCGCGCTACAGACATTGCAAGGAATCAAAAATTAGCCCTTTCAACAATCACCATTACACTCAATCGCTTGGAAACTAAGGGATATATCAAGCGCGAACGCTCAGATCGTGACCGTCGCGTGGCTTATATCGTATTGACTGAAAAAGGTATGGCCCTCTGTGCATCGCACAGCGAATTTTTCCGTAGCATTTCAGAAAAACTTATGTTAAGTGTTTACGGGACTACCGAAAACAAACTTGCAGGCGAACTTGAAGAATTACATAAGTCATTGGAGAATATGAAATAA